The Rhipicephalus microplus isolate Deutch F79 chromosome 4, USDA_Rmic, whole genome shotgun sequence sequence ccgtccatgcatccgtctttgtgaccgtctgtgcgtccatctagccgtccgtgcgtgcgtctgttcgtgcgtctgttcgtgcgtacgtccctgcgtccgtccatgcatccgcccctgcatccgtccatgcgcccatctgtccgtgtagtcatccgtgcgtccgtccatgaatctgtctgtgtgtccgttcgtccatccagtcagcactccaagtaccaccatctcccatcttttcatcatatattccgcatatagaagcaccgccatccagcggacattccaagtactaaaatagaggtggcacacgcacactttcttacggcttccgcttcgtgtctacttcccacctttaaccacctcgagttcatggtgtaggctagttcactgtattcatggcactgcggcccaacgcttgctaaacctttctaaaaccaaggaggttacgcccagcgagtataacctatgttgaattccaatggcggagtggGTGCAGCCGACTGACTCCGCGAGggagcactcgactctggcgtagagcaaatcctccaaatccgccatcggaacacaacccgccctgctggagcaaggcggaagctgccgcgttacccaggataccttgcgcgtggtcttTTCCGCTGTCTGTTTACCACGTGGCttaccagcatcgccgcatcgttcgtttgcttgttcagcgctattcacctgtgtgaaatggatatcacgccaagcgtgcagcagctattgtccacgatgtctgcGATGGTGACCACACAGTATGCGGAGCAACATGGTAAGTGTCTCCTCAATTTCAACACTGTGCTGTAATTGTAAGTTGAATGCAACACACGTGTTGGGTGGAGCGATTGTCTGCACGCGCTATGTTCATGTTGCAACGTTGCTCTACTGCTGATGCGATCATGTCACTGAAACGCATCGCATGCGTCATACCGTTGTTCGTTTGCCTGTGTCCGTAGAGAACGAAAACCTTCACCGCATTGATTGCACAAACACCGCTGTAAATATACAGCAAAAAGTAAACGTGCGCGTGACGCCGCTGTTCTTGCACGGAACGGCGTCATTAGTAAGAAGCGACTTCCTATCACTTTAGAATGTAGCCACACGAATAGAAACGAACCGCGTTGGTGACAAGCGTGTTTGGTATAAGGGCAATTGGACCGATCGTCCAAAACAATTGTTTTCTGCCCCCTACTCCGCTCCCGCGGCGAATCTCCCGATTTCAGATGTCTCTAGGTTGGCAGGTACGCATTTGCGGCGAGATACCTTCAAAGTAACCCCCAGGAAATTTTAGCTGCAGAGGTAGCAGCGTGTGTGCATGTTCTGCTATCTAATGGGTTGGCAATGTTACCAAGTTCAGGACATTGAGCACATCCAAATTGGGAATCGGTCTCAGTCCACAGAAATTACGTTGCTTTTCCTGGAGTGTCACTGCCTGTTTCAGGCCTGAAAGATCCTGCTTCATTTTGATGAACAGTCAGCTGATCAGAAACTCTGTGCATCATGATGAGAGTGTGTAATTCAATCAAGAATGTGCACAATGTGTTGAGCTATTGTTGAAGAACTTGCATGCCACCATGTATGCTTACGTGAAATTGttattcaaaattttgtgtcGTGATGAGATAGCATAGCAAACATAGAGTTACTGTTTTGTGAAGCTGTGTTAGGAAGCCTCACATGGCTTAGCTTAAGTGCATACATAGTTGCATGAAATTCACATGGTGCTTCAATGTACAGCAATTTGTGTCACAGAACACAAATCGGTCGTTATGTCGCTTCATGTATACCAGCTGTATGAATAACAATGCATTTGGTTTTTCCATTCACAGTGCCAGAACACAGCCAAATGAGCGAGCAACGCAGTgagtccatttatttatttatttagagaaaaCTGCAGGCCCATTTAGAGGCCCTAGCAGGAGAGGATACAAATGCATTCAAGTAATGAATTATACATGATATATACAGTTagatcagtgcaaagaacaccAAGCACTGTAACGACAAAAATCAAAGTAGAAAAATCGATATCAAGACAAACTACAACAGGTTGGTGCTTATATATGCCTATAAGCTCTACATTAATACCAACACAGCAGAATACCACAACTCTCTAACAACTGTGTCGGGTGACGTGCAACTGGTAACGTCTGTACAAATGtctcaagcactttttttttcaggtacagGCTGTGAGTGGACGGCGGGAGAAACAAAGCTGTTGCTCGAGTACTACCAGCAGTATTTTTCCCAAATAGGGCCgatgaaaaaatttaaaaataaaaaggcaaTGTTTGCCAAAATAGCGGCCGACATTACAGAGGCTGTCGGGGTCCCTAAAACAGGTGACCAGTGCTGCAGCCGCTACAAAACAGTCATGCgacgaaaaagaagcgctgcagcaCATAACAGCAAATCGGGGAATTCTCCTTGCGACGTTCCTTTTGAAGATGACATTGCCAGAATACGCTGGCTAGATGACAGCCTTCAGCCAGAAGAGCTCAGGGACAGCTCTGGAATAGTCTCCATAAAAAGACCACCCAGACAAGCGTCGACGAGCCAAGCATCAGGGAGCCAGGAGCTGACAAGCCAAGGTTCAACTAGCCAGGAGTCTACCAGCACAACGAAGGAGCCTGAGCCCAAAAAGCCGAAACCCTCGGCTTCTAGATTACTGGAAATGAATCACTTCTTTGATGAAATGAGGAAAattcaggaagaaaaagaaaaaaaacgaactgaACGCGAGAATGAAAGAAGGAAGCGTCATCAAGAGAGGCAAGAGCAGAAGGAGCGCATTCggcaagaaaaagcaaaacaacacgaagaaaaaatgaagctttTGAGCAGATTTCTTGGCCTAGACAATGAATAATTTCAGTGGACTAAAATACTATTAGCTAGTTGAAATAAAATGTGCAGTGCAAAACATGTGTTTGTGTATATAAAGGGGGCTGCGCATTGGTGCACACACACAGCCTCCAAACTACTGTGGGGAACTAAAGGGCCAGTTCAGACAAAACAGAGAATTATGGTGTTATTTCCCACAATCACTTTGCAGGAGCTTGGTCAATACCTTTGCACGCTTAATTTCGccaagcttgtgcaaagctcgctcCTCATCAGTTTTATCACTGTGGTTATCTGTGCAGTTCTCCCACTGAATAGCATTGGGtgctccatcatcatcattatcatcatctggcTCTTCATCACCGTAATCGATGCACAAGTTATGAAGGATACAGCAGCTTATAATAAACTTATTGAGCCAGTGGATAGTGTGCAACTCCAGGTACATGAGCTGCCTGAAGCGCTTCTTGAGTGTGCTGAATGCATTTTCAATGAGCACTCGTGTGCCTGAAAACTTAAAATTGAAGCTTTTTTGTTGCTTATTCATTGCACCGTAATCCCTGTATGGTGTCAACAGGTACTCCCGCAGCGGATATGCTGCGTCCCCTAATATATGATAACGGCCCTGACATACTGAAGCTATGTTCTTTGAAAGAGGCGATAAGCTAAACACATGAGAATCATGCATTTTGCTGGAGGTTCCAGTGAACGCATCGAGGAAGCGCCTCTTGTGGTCACAGACGGCTTGCAGCGTTAGTGAAAGGTAATGGTGCCTGTTGCAGTATGTGGACGCAACCTTGTTGGCTGGGCACTGTATCTTGACATACGATCCATCTATACAGCCAATAACAGCAGGCATTCCAGACACCTGCAAGCAAGTTGTACTCTTCTAATGAGTGATATCATCCATGCCTGAGCAAGAAATGAGCATTTGCGAGGAGGTTTAACAGGAAATACTGGTGATCAAGCCCATTAACTCACAATCACAGCATACGCTTCATGACTCAGCACAATATATTTTATGGTAAAGATTCAAAATGCAAACCAAAATTCAACTTTAAGAACTATTTAAGATAACATACATTGCTGTCCACACCATATACTACACGTTTTCTTGCTATCCACCTCTCTTTTTACAATGGTaaaatgggagagaaaacaaaacaaagcctgcATATGTTTTTTCCTAAAGGGAGTTGAAGTACGTAATTGCAATTTAATTCTTAAATTTAAAACC is a genomic window containing:
- the LOC119167209 gene encoding uncharacterized protein LOC119167209, translating into MDITPSVQQLLSTMSAMVTTQYAEQHVPEHSQMSEQRSTGCEWTAGETKLLLEYYQQYFSQIGPMKKFKNKKAMFAKIAADITEAVGVPKTGDQCCSRYKTVMRRKRSAAAHNSKSGNSPCDVPFEDDIARIRWLDDSLQPEELRDSSGIVSIKRPPRQASTSQASGSQELTSQGSTSQESTSTTKEPEPKKPKPSASRLLEMNHFFDEMRKIQEEKEKKRTERENERRKRHQERQEQKERIRQEKAKQHEEKMKLLSRFLGLDNE
- the LOC119181218 gene encoding putative nuclease HARBI1 encodes the protein MLLLPDSDSSESESSSTDTSDSSDSDSDAKACAYEREFNKLFRIPAKRPKVVGFIEDVVRQYSDHEFRRHFRLARPVAEKLVAEFAVSTMCPSSTHGGVQAKSAETHVLTFIWYAANKTCMRDVASRFDMSESTVYRVLQRVAQFLMTLGPSVIKFPTDLENLTSSFEKVSGMPAVIGCIDGSYVKIQCPANKVASTYCNRHHYLSLTLQAVCDHKRRFLDAFTGTSSKMHDSHVFSLSPLSKNIASVCQGRYHILGDAAYPLREYLLTPYRDYGAMNKQQKSFNFKFSGTRVLIENAFSTLKKRFRQLMYLELHTIHWLNKFIISCCILHNLCIDYGDEEPDDDNDDDGAPNAIQWENCTDNHSDKTDEERALHKLGEIKRAKVLTKLLQSDCGK